The proteins below are encoded in one region of Candidatus Planktophila lacus:
- a CDS encoding phosphotransferase family protein has translation MLDEGSVISYLNERGLISGNATVEVLTGGVSCVVLAVKSAERELVVKQALPELKTKAKWVADQRRAIVEAEAMRVYQSITPDSVPELIDCDEANFTLTMSRLPNTCTNWKQDMLEGRIHPEMGEKLGKVLAQWHNTTAVDSAIKAKFMEGELFEQLRVSPFYRAVADKNPNLQQVINSLIEEITTEKIALVHGDFSPKNILATPDHSPIVLDFEVAHTGNPVFDLAFVSAHLLCKTIRTQSEAEKDALATTALNFPNSYRETSRISIAKSLPLHVALIALARVEGVSPVNYLDEPAKQRLVATTKSALLDSTMTFEQLFEGAK, from the coding sequence GTGCTCGATGAAGGTTCGGTAATTTCCTACCTTAATGAGCGCGGATTAATTTCAGGCAACGCCACCGTGGAAGTTCTCACAGGTGGCGTTTCCTGTGTTGTCTTAGCGGTCAAAAGTGCCGAGCGCGAGTTAGTTGTTAAGCAGGCTCTGCCTGAGCTAAAGACAAAAGCAAAGTGGGTGGCCGATCAACGCCGCGCAATTGTTGAGGCAGAGGCGATGCGCGTCTATCAATCGATTACTCCAGATAGCGTTCCAGAGTTGATTGATTGCGACGAAGCCAATTTCACTTTGACAATGTCACGTCTTCCAAATACCTGCACCAACTGGAAGCAGGATATGTTGGAAGGACGAATCCATCCGGAAATGGGTGAAAAACTCGGCAAGGTATTGGCGCAGTGGCACAACACAACTGCCGTTGATTCAGCGATTAAGGCGAAGTTTATGGAAGGCGAACTTTTTGAGCAGTTGCGAGTAAGTCCTTTCTATCGCGCAGTTGCAGATAAGAACCCTAATCTCCAACAAGTTATTAACTCGTTGATTGAAGAGATTACGACCGAGAAAATCGCCTTGGTGCATGGAGATTTTTCGCCAAAGAACATCCTGGCAACGCCTGATCACAGCCCCATAGTCTTAGATTTCGAGGTCGCACATACTGGAAATCCTGTCTTTGATTTAGCTTTTGTCAGCGCACATCTGTTATGCAAAACTATAAGAACGCAGAGCGAAGCAGAGAAAGATGCGTTAGCCACTACTGCCTTGAACTTCCCAAATTCTTATCGCGAAACTAGTCGGATAAGCATCGCCAAGAGTCTTCCGCTACATGTTGCTCTCATCGCCTTGGCTCGGGTTGAAGGGGTATCACCAGTAAATTACTTGGATGAGCCTGCGAAGCAAAGGCTGGTAGCCACCACCAAGTCTGCACTGTTAGATTCGACTATGACTTTTGAGCAGCTATTTGAAGGCGCCAAGTAA